From Pseudomonas putida, one genomic window encodes:
- a CDS encoding ribulose-bisphosphate carboxylase large subunit family protein, producing MVDHKAGREEFTARFFVESSYPIERVSEVIAGEQSSGTFLSLPGESAELKERSRARVVAIEPLPSVSSPSLHSDYLARHNPTETYHRGEVTIAFPTANIGTNIPALLTTIAGNLFEIGEVSGLRVLDLELPERFASGFIGPQFGIEGTRALAGVHDRPIIGTIVKPSIGLTPEQTASVVDELCAGGIDFIKDDELLIDPTYASFDARLGAVMPVLHKHADRLGRMPMYAINISGSIDEMMRRQDAVLEAGGTCVMLCLNWVGHSAVEHIRKHAQLPIHGHRNGWGALTRYPQLGFSFEVYQKIWRLAGIDHLHVNGIQGKFYEADDSVISSAKSCLAPFAGMRPLMPVFSSGQWAGQAPELFNRLQSVDLMHLAGGGIIGHPMGIEAGVQSMREGWEAAVQHVPLERYAEGRPALSAALQKFGGN from the coding sequence ATGGTCGATCACAAGGCCGGGCGAGAGGAGTTTACTGCCCGATTTTTTGTAGAGAGCAGCTACCCGATTGAACGGGTTAGCGAGGTAATCGCAGGGGAGCAATCCAGCGGTACCTTCCTCTCACTTCCTGGCGAATCGGCGGAGCTTAAAGAACGCTCTCGTGCTCGTGTCGTAGCTATCGAGCCGCTGCCATCCGTTTCCAGCCCTTCTCTGCACAGCGACTACCTGGCTCGCCACAATCCCACTGAGACCTACCATCGTGGTGAGGTCACTATCGCGTTCCCTACAGCCAATATCGGAACTAATATCCCTGCGTTGCTCACCACCATTGCTGGCAATCTCTTTGAGATTGGCGAGGTGAGCGGGCTGAGGGTGCTAGATCTGGAGCTTCCCGAGCGGTTCGCATCGGGATTCATTGGCCCTCAATTCGGAATTGAAGGCACCAGGGCGCTAGCCGGTGTTCATGACCGACCGATCATTGGAACCATCGTCAAACCGAGTATCGGCCTTACTCCAGAGCAGACAGCTTCTGTGGTCGATGAGCTCTGCGCCGGAGGTATCGATTTCATCAAGGATGATGAGTTGCTTATCGATCCTACCTACGCTTCGTTCGATGCCCGTCTCGGTGCTGTGATGCCTGTGCTTCACAAGCATGCAGATCGCCTCGGACGCATGCCTATGTACGCTATCAACATCTCGGGCAGCATCGACGAGATGATGCGCCGCCAAGATGCAGTGCTTGAGGCGGGTGGTACCTGCGTGATGCTTTGCCTGAATTGGGTTGGGCATTCGGCGGTAGAGCACATTCGAAAGCATGCCCAGTTGCCTATTCATGGTCATCGTAATGGCTGGGGAGCTCTGACTCGTTATCCCCAGTTAGGTTTCTCATTCGAGGTGTATCAGAAGATCTGGCGGCTGGCCGGGATCGACCATCTGCATGTTAATGGTATTCAGGGCAAGTTTTACGAGGCGGACGACTCCGTAATCTCCTCTGCCAAGAGCTGCCTTGCTCCATTTGCCGGCATGCGCCCCTTGATGCCTGTCTTCTCCTCCGGTCAATGGGCGGGCCAGGCACCTGAGCTTTTCAACAGGCTTCAATCTGTTGACCTGATGCACCTCGCTGGCGGCGGCATCATCGGTCATCCGATGGGTATCGAAGCAGGCGTTCAAAGCATGCGTGAAGGTTGGGAAGCTGCTGTACAGCATGTGCCTCTTGAGCGTTACGCAGAGGGTAGGCCAGCGCTGTCAGCTGCCCTCCAGAAGTTTGGAGGCAATTAA
- a CDS encoding LysR substrate-binding domain-containing protein yields MIARKGSFSDAADALCVTHGAISRHVRSLEDSLGVILLTRNAHGTKLTPEGASLASGLARAFALIQESIDEVRPRPLELSCSASIMMHWLLPRLAKLHSSFPTMELGLKTGHGPIDFAHEGVSVAIRLDSIEPPPGIEPIPLTSEWVGAICSPAYLATSGVTEVSDLTKERLLTTKTRPHAWKDWYASIEQESGELLEMEYFEHFYLLIQAAKLGLGFACVPRMLVEAELESGALVAPFGFAQGAAKLVLWVSPNARLRPDTTDLEKWIKKEMAQS; encoded by the coding sequence ATGATCGCGCGCAAAGGATCGTTCAGCGATGCAGCGGATGCTCTGTGCGTGACTCACGGAGCTATCAGCCGTCATGTCCGAAGCCTGGAAGACTCCCTAGGTGTAATTTTGCTGACCCGAAATGCACATGGCACCAAACTCACCCCAGAGGGAGCAAGCCTCGCCTCAGGCTTGGCCAGGGCTTTTGCCTTGATACAAGAAAGCATTGATGAGGTTCGCCCTCGCCCGCTTGAGCTCTCCTGCTCGGCGTCGATCATGATGCATTGGCTGCTACCTCGACTCGCCAAGCTCCACAGCAGCTTCCCTACCATGGAATTAGGCTTGAAAACGGGTCACGGCCCCATTGATTTCGCCCACGAAGGCGTCAGCGTAGCGATACGCCTAGACAGCATCGAACCACCTCCCGGGATCGAGCCGATACCCCTAACCAGCGAATGGGTAGGTGCAATTTGTTCGCCTGCTTATCTGGCTACGTCCGGCGTCACAGAGGTGAGCGACTTAACCAAGGAGCGCTTGCTGACCACAAAAACCCGTCCCCACGCTTGGAAGGACTGGTATGCATCTATTGAGCAAGAATCTGGTGAGCTGCTTGAGATGGAGTATTTCGAGCACTTCTACTTACTCATTCAGGCAGCCAAGCTTGGCTTGGGGTTCGCCTGTGTTCCACGCATGCTGGTGGAGGCAGAGCTTGAGAGTGGCGCCTTGGTGGCCCCGTTTGGCTTTGCACAAGGGGCAGCAAAGTTGGTTCTGTGGGTTTCACCCAATGCAAGGCTACGCCCCGATACAACAGATTTGGAAAAGTGGATAAAAAAAGAGATGGCGCAAAGCTAG
- a CDS encoding SDR family NAD(P)-dependent oxidoreductase, producing the protein MKYADKKIAVVTGGAMGIGAEAAVSLAKDGHHVVICDINVDAAEQFSRQLRAEGFTADACQVDVASVESVRDAFSWIDSEFGRCDVLVNSAGIAKTMPFLEFDLDVFNKTMHINVTGTFMCCQLAAQIMRKNGFGRIINIASVAGMRAVGKGRTAYGTSKGAVIALTRQMAVELSEYGITANAIAPGPVDTPMTKELHSDTFRQAYSNAIPAKRYGTTQEIAGAVSYLASDVAAYVNGVVLPVDGGFLAWGAGDL; encoded by the coding sequence ATGAAGTACGCAGACAAGAAAATCGCCGTGGTTACAGGCGGTGCGATGGGTATCGGTGCTGAAGCTGCCGTTTCACTGGCAAAGGACGGGCATCATGTCGTCATTTGTGACATCAACGTCGACGCGGCTGAGCAATTTTCGCGACAGCTCCGTGCGGAGGGCTTCACAGCTGACGCGTGCCAGGTAGATGTAGCCTCGGTGGAGTCTGTAAGGGATGCATTTTCTTGGATCGATAGCGAGTTCGGGAGATGCGATGTACTGGTGAATTCCGCAGGCATCGCCAAGACCATGCCGTTCCTAGAGTTTGACCTAGACGTTTTCAACAAGACCATGCACATCAACGTCACTGGCACGTTCATGTGCTGCCAGCTCGCCGCTCAAATCATGCGGAAAAATGGGTTCGGTAGAATCATCAACATTGCGTCGGTCGCTGGTATGCGTGCCGTGGGCAAGGGGCGAACCGCTTACGGTACCTCTAAAGGTGCAGTCATTGCGTTGACCCGGCAGATGGCTGTGGAACTCAGCGAATACGGGATCACTGCTAACGCTATTGCGCCGGGCCCGGTCGATACCCCGATGACCAAGGAGTTGCACAGCGACACCTTCCGCCAGGCTTATAGCAATGCTATTCCGGCTAAGCGCTACGGAACGACTCAAGAAATTGCCGGCGCAGTTAGCTATCTGGCATCTGACGTAGCCGCTTACGTGAATGGTGTTGTTCTGCCTGTGGATGGCGGGTTCCTGGCCTGGGGCGCAGGCGACCTGTAA
- a CDS encoding LacI family DNA-binding transcriptional regulator: MVKRFCTLSDVAQAAGMSRAQVSRALRGDPGVRPETRDRIDKIAAALNYRPNLAARSLVSAHSSIVGLIIGDPNNPFHIQLAQAVDRQLIKSGFDPVTSLRSIEDGTAVEEAERLLRLRAAGVIMLATPHTAKVIGEIAEQLPCVYIGSKRIAHPRVTEIAIDDETGVRQAMEHLLALGHKRIAHLGGGSEPSARQRTKTYSKVMEENGLEPMMLKGTHEAESGRRGVDMLFALEKPPTAIFASNDYIALGVLDRLKGMGLSVPGDVSVVGFDDIPAASSEMFSLTSIRQDCDAQALVAVRSLQELINQTGRATQRKSMPVELIIRRSTGAPRPS, from the coding sequence ATGGTCAAGCGGTTCTGTACCCTCAGCGATGTAGCCCAAGCTGCAGGCATGTCTCGTGCCCAAGTATCCCGGGCATTGAGGGGTGACCCAGGAGTCCGGCCTGAGACTCGCGACCGCATCGACAAAATCGCAGCAGCGCTCAACTACCGACCCAATCTTGCGGCACGTAGCCTGGTATCAGCCCACTCGTCGATTGTGGGATTGATCATTGGCGATCCAAACAACCCATTTCACATCCAACTGGCGCAGGCGGTAGATCGTCAGCTGATCAAAAGCGGCTTCGATCCAGTCACCTCGCTTCGCTCCATTGAGGACGGCACTGCTGTTGAGGAGGCAGAACGCCTGCTTCGCCTCCGGGCAGCTGGCGTGATCATGCTAGCGACACCCCATACCGCAAAAGTGATCGGAGAAATTGCCGAGCAGCTTCCCTGTGTTTACATCGGGAGCAAGCGGATCGCACATCCTCGGGTAACTGAGATAGCGATCGACGATGAAACAGGTGTGCGCCAAGCAATGGAGCATCTCCTGGCTCTGGGGCATAAGCGTATTGCTCACCTTGGCGGTGGAAGCGAACCATCGGCCAGGCAACGAACCAAGACCTACTCCAAGGTGATGGAAGAAAATGGTCTGGAGCCAATGATGCTGAAGGGGACTCACGAAGCCGAGTCAGGCCGACGTGGTGTAGACATGCTTTTCGCGCTCGAGAAGCCTCCAACAGCTATTTTTGCTTCCAACGACTACATCGCTCTGGGAGTTCTTGATCGCCTAAAAGGTATGGGTCTATCAGTACCTGGTGATGTATCAGTAGTAGGGTTTGACGACATCCCTGCGGCCTCTAGCGAAATGTTTTCGCTCACCTCCATCCGGCAGGATTGCGATGCTCAGGCACTTGTCGCCGTGCGTTCCCTGCAGGAGCTGATCAACCAAACGGGCCGAGCCACGCAGCGCAAGTCCATGCCTGTCGAGCTCATCATTAGACGCTCGACCGGGGCCCCTCGCCCATCCTGA
- a CDS encoding gluconate 2-dehydrogenase subunit 3 family protein: MDRRSVLKAGLVLIATSAAAAVYRPAGAALRILSGGTKWLAKETLPPSPIDPTKRMFLTDKEMAQITAIFDRLIPADELSVSASQAGCVTFIDHQLGSPYGEGTWRYMEGPEQKGTPSQGDQSLRSPAQLYREGLIRLEEHCQKQFSTSFEALTPEQQDALLEQMEAGKVDLTSVPSDVFFRQLLTNVQEGFFADPVYGGNKDMAGWKMIGFPGARYDYRDFVTQKNQKLEIIPVSILGRI, from the coding sequence ATGGATCGTCGTAGCGTACTGAAAGCTGGGCTGGTGTTGATCGCCACCTCAGCAGCAGCTGCGGTATACCGACCTGCAGGTGCCGCTTTGCGCATCTTGTCGGGCGGTACCAAGTGGCTGGCCAAAGAAACACTTCCGCCCTCCCCCATAGATCCCACCAAACGCATGTTCCTCACTGACAAGGAAATGGCTCAAATCACTGCGATCTTTGACCGTCTCATTCCAGCAGACGAGTTGAGCGTCAGTGCATCGCAGGCGGGTTGTGTGACGTTTATCGATCACCAACTCGGGAGCCCTTATGGGGAAGGTACGTGGCGGTACATGGAAGGGCCAGAGCAAAAGGGCACTCCCTCCCAGGGGGATCAGTCACTTCGCAGCCCGGCACAGCTCTACAGAGAAGGCTTGATCCGTTTGGAGGAGCATTGCCAGAAACAGTTCAGCACCTCTTTTGAAGCATTGACCCCTGAACAGCAGGATGCCCTGCTCGAGCAAATGGAAGCAGGCAAAGTAGACCTGACATCCGTGCCATCGGATGTGTTCTTCAGACAGCTTCTCACCAATGTCCAAGAAGGGTTCTTCGCTGACCCTGTCTACGGCGGAAACAAGGACATGGCCGGTTGGAAAATGATCGGCTTCCCTGGCGCTCGTTACGACTACCGCGACTTCGTGACCCAAAAAAATCAGAAGCTGGAAATCATCCCCGTGAGCATCCTTGGTCGCATCTGA
- a CDS encoding GMC family oxidoreductase yields MTYSRPKADVVIVGLGWAGSLMAEELTRAGLDVVAIERGAWEQTHRNFPPSIAADELRYGSRREALKPPSIETLTFRNSPNQTALPGRDFNIWQMGNSVGGAGKHWAANAWRFTPSDFVMASRVKERYPKMKLADGLILQDWGVTYDDLEPHYDRWEKISGVSGKAGVINGQVQPGGNPFEGSRKSEFPTPPLVRSHWNDVFHQTTEKMGMHPFPIPAGTIGAPFTNPLGINLAPCTYCGFCAFYGCGNWSKSSPNACVIPALMDRKNFTLLTECNVLRADKAADGKTLKGVTFQDSDGNIGFQPADIVVISAYQLDNVRLLLLSQIGTPYDPTTRKGTIGRAYNYQTMSYGFMYFEDKHMNPFISTGALSTQIDDFNGDNFDHTDLGFIGGAGIQALSDQATPIGMADRVPPGTKMWGSEWKRAFKHSYQNYAKIQGQGTSYSHVDSYLSLDPTYKDKNGQPLMRMTFDYNENDRRMARFIRDRIDEICRATGAKSWEAVAFPDQHNSPLRGYDSGHTIGGAVIGLNPETSALNPFQQSWDAHNLFVLGASSFPNNAGYNPTGTLSALALWTAKAIINDYIRQPGLMTR; encoded by the coding sequence ATGACCTATTCTCGTCCCAAAGCTGACGTCGTTATCGTCGGACTTGGCTGGGCCGGCTCTTTGATGGCCGAAGAACTCACTCGCGCAGGCCTCGATGTCGTCGCCATTGAACGCGGCGCCTGGGAACAAACACATCGCAATTTTCCACCTAGCATTGCTGCAGACGAGCTTCGCTACGGCTCCCGCCGTGAAGCCCTAAAGCCACCGAGCATCGAGACACTGACTTTCCGTAACTCCCCTAACCAAACCGCGCTGCCGGGTCGAGACTTCAACATTTGGCAGATGGGCAACAGCGTTGGTGGTGCCGGCAAACATTGGGCCGCTAACGCATGGCGCTTCACCCCTTCTGACTTCGTCATGGCGTCGAGGGTGAAAGAGCGCTATCCCAAAATGAAGCTCGCTGACGGATTGATCCTCCAGGACTGGGGCGTTACCTATGACGATCTCGAGCCCCACTATGACCGATGGGAAAAAATCTCAGGCGTTTCCGGCAAAGCAGGTGTCATCAATGGCCAGGTGCAACCTGGGGGCAACCCATTTGAAGGCTCTCGCAAAAGTGAATTCCCAACCCCCCCGCTGGTTCGCTCCCACTGGAACGATGTCTTCCATCAGACGACCGAAAAGATGGGTATGCACCCCTTTCCAATTCCAGCGGGCACGATTGGCGCTCCATTCACCAATCCGTTGGGTATCAACCTTGCCCCATGCACCTACTGCGGCTTCTGTGCCTTCTACGGCTGTGGCAACTGGTCAAAGTCTTCGCCAAACGCCTGCGTTATTCCGGCGCTGATGGATCGAAAAAACTTCACTCTCTTAACCGAATGCAACGTGCTTAGGGCGGATAAAGCAGCTGACGGGAAGACTCTCAAAGGTGTCACGTTCCAGGACTCTGACGGAAACATCGGCTTCCAGCCGGCTGACATCGTGGTGATCTCTGCCTACCAGCTCGACAACGTGCGGCTTCTGTTGCTGTCGCAAATCGGCACACCATATGATCCGACGACCCGCAAAGGCACGATAGGCCGAGCCTACAACTATCAAACGATGTCCTACGGCTTCATGTACTTCGAAGATAAGCACATGAACCCGTTCATCTCGACAGGTGCCCTGTCGACCCAGATCGACGACTTCAATGGCGATAACTTCGACCATACCGACCTAGGCTTCATCGGCGGTGCCGGCATCCAAGCGCTCTCTGACCAAGCGACTCCAATTGGGATGGCCGACCGCGTGCCACCAGGAACCAAGATGTGGGGCTCCGAGTGGAAGCGTGCGTTCAAACACAGTTACCAGAACTACGCCAAGATCCAGGGCCAGGGCACCTCTTACTCCCACGTCGACTCCTATCTCTCTCTTGATCCGACGTACAAGGACAAGAACGGTCAGCCACTCATGCGCATGACGTTCGACTACAACGAAAACGATCGACGCATGGCCCGTTTCATTCGTGATCGGATCGACGAAATCTGCCGCGCCACCGGCGCAAAAAGCTGGGAGGCCGTGGCATTCCCCGACCAGCACAACTCGCCGCTTCGCGGCTACGACAGTGGTCATACCATCGGTGGCGCCGTCATTGGCCTGAATCCGGAAACCTCAGCGCTCAACCCGTTTCAGCAGAGCTGGGATGCACACAACTTGTTCGTGCTCGGCGCTTCTTCCTTCCCAAACAACGCAGGCTACAACCCAACCGGCACACTGAGCGCTCTCGCCCTCTGGACTGCAAAAGCCATCATCAACGATTACATCCGCCAGCCTGGCTTGATGACCCGCTAA
- a CDS encoding c-type cytochrome — protein sequence MSKIKTIAAAILGCGMLGGLGFLGFAAWGEHRTYPPLQASQKGPIEEQVKRGKYVAAMGDCAACHTAHGKPEYAGGYALQTPFGVIKASNITQDQETGIGGWTIEQFDNAVRHGVGSHGYLYPAMPYTAYAKMTDQDVSDLWAYMKTIAPVRQKVVENELPFPYNQRFLLAGWNLLFFKDDQFQPTVGMTAEVNRGDYLVNGPGHCASCHTAKNLLGGDVPATLQGGTLQGWHAPDLTPNPHTGLGKWTTQDIVTYLKTGTSRQTVASGPMQEAVENSTQHLTDSDLTAIATYLQQLPESDHRKPETIAATDPQMITGKVVMESQCNACHGSDGTGVRNMIPSLKDNPQVNAADVSSLMHTVLMGVEGPVTSGNPTGAGMPRFDWKMPDDDVAAVLTYIRNSWGNSGSRVTANDVKESRLQLGAEHWIQ from the coding sequence GTGAGCAAGATCAAAACCATAGCCGCAGCCATCCTCGGCTGCGGCATGCTGGGCGGCTTGGGGTTTCTAGGATTTGCGGCTTGGGGCGAGCATCGCACTTACCCTCCATTGCAAGCCAGTCAGAAAGGGCCAATTGAAGAACAGGTAAAACGCGGTAAGTACGTTGCAGCAATGGGGGATTGTGCGGCTTGCCATACTGCCCATGGGAAACCAGAGTATGCCGGCGGATACGCCTTGCAGACTCCGTTCGGCGTTATCAAGGCTTCCAACATCACCCAAGACCAGGAAACCGGTATCGGCGGGTGGACGATTGAGCAATTCGATAACGCCGTGCGCCACGGGGTAGGTTCTCACGGATACCTCTATCCTGCGATGCCCTATACCGCCTACGCAAAAATGACCGACCAAGATGTCTCAGACCTTTGGGCGTACATGAAGACTATCGCTCCGGTAAGGCAAAAGGTCGTGGAGAATGAGCTTCCATTCCCTTACAACCAGAGATTCCTACTTGCTGGGTGGAATCTCCTGTTCTTCAAGGACGACCAGTTCCAGCCAACAGTAGGCATGACAGCGGAGGTCAATCGTGGTGACTACCTGGTTAACGGCCCCGGCCACTGCGCCTCTTGCCACACCGCTAAAAACCTTCTGGGTGGCGATGTCCCTGCAACGCTTCAGGGTGGAACCCTACAAGGCTGGCACGCACCGGATTTGACGCCAAATCCACATACTGGCTTGGGCAAATGGACGACTCAGGACATCGTCACGTATCTCAAAACAGGTACAAGTCGCCAGACTGTTGCGTCGGGCCCAATGCAGGAAGCGGTGGAGAACTCTACTCAGCATTTGACTGATAGCGATCTCACTGCGATAGCAACCTACCTGCAGCAGTTGCCTGAGAGTGACCACCGCAAGCCCGAGACAATTGCTGCAACCGACCCTCAAATGATCACTGGCAAGGTGGTAATGGAAAGTCAGTGCAATGCCTGCCACGGCTCTGACGGCACCGGTGTGCGCAATATGATCCCATCACTGAAAGACAATCCACAGGTCAATGCTGCAGACGTCTCCAGCTTGATGCACACCGTCTTGATGGGCGTGGAAGGGCCAGTCACTTCAGGTAACCCTACCGGGGCAGGCATGCCGCGATTTGACTGGAAGATGCCTGACGACGATGTCGCCGCGGTGTTGACGTATATCCGAAACAGCTGGGGTAACAGCGGTTCCAGGGTGACCGCAAACGACGTGAAGGAATCTCGACTCCAACTCGGCGCCGAGCATTGGATTCAGTGA
- a CDS encoding carbohydrate porin, with the protein MATSVYGGYRRNEHATRYADQFTLGTDIDLQKLAGWDATQFSFALANRNSGTEMLSLKLILRSGTRITSRTA; encoded by the coding sequence ATGGCAACAAGCGTTTACGGTGGCTACCGGAGGAACGAGCACGCTACCCGCTACGCCGATCAATTCACCCTTGGAACTGACATCGACCTCCAGAAACTTGCCGGGTGGGACGCAACTCAATTCAGCTTCGCTCTCGCCAACCGCAATAGTGGGACAGAGATGCTTTCTCTCAAACTCATTTTGCGCTCTGGAACAAGGATCACATCAAGAACCGCATAA
- a CDS encoding DoxX family protein, which produces MRYSLLAGQRDVIILVARVLLMILFVISGWAKLTGFEGTVGYMTSLGAPAPMVAAAVAVIMEFFVAIILILGFYTRPLALLFALFVLGTALLGHPFWNMVDPERAANMTQFLKNLSIVGGLLLLAVSGPGRFSLDGR; this is translated from the coding sequence ATGCGCTACTCCCTGCTTGCTGGTCAACGCGACGTGATCATCCTGGTCGCCCGTGTGCTGTTGATGATCCTCTTCGTCATTTCCGGCTGGGCGAAGCTGACCGGCTTCGAGGGCACGGTCGGCTACATGACGTCGCTGGGAGCTCCCGCGCCCATGGTCGCCGCAGCGGTCGCCGTGATCATGGAATTCTTCGTCGCGATCATCCTGATCCTAGGCTTCTACACCCGTCCGCTAGCCTTGCTGTTCGCCCTGTTCGTACTGGGCACCGCGCTGTTGGGGCACCCGTTCTGGAATATGGTCGACCCTGAACGTGCCGCCAACATGACCCAGTTCCTGAAGAACCTCAGCATCGTTGGCGGTTTGCTGTTGCTGGCGGTGAGCGGCCCCGGGCGATTCTCGCTGGACGGGCGCTGA
- a CDS encoding polysaccharide lyase family 7 protein, producing the protein MAVDIDNLIITTPVPKSPSNPVALEVTGAQALATLTSVVARQSDGSIRMTAPTKGAASKSTHRTRCEWKEAVYWPLGSAARHRNHQTMTLEKVNLAQKVVIAQLHVKDNNSPPIKVFWNKGKITVGFRSDLTQATPLNSTVLADVPLGVRFDVSIEVSEDGACKVSANCNGRSGTTVGLQLGPSWATQTLNFHGGVYNQVDFSDDTPAEDASVCVISALELSHE; encoded by the coding sequence ATGGCCGTAGACATCGACAATCTGATCATCACCACCCCGGTGCCGAAATCGCCCTCCAACCCGGTTGCCCTGGAGGTCACTGGCGCACAGGCCTTGGCTACCCTGACCAGCGTTGTTGCCCGTCAGAGTGACGGCTCGATACGCATGACCGCCCCGACCAAGGGCGCGGCCAGCAAGAGTACTCACCGCACACGCTGCGAATGGAAAGAAGCCGTGTACTGGCCACTGGGCAGTGCCGCGCGCCACCGCAATCACCAGACCATGACCCTGGAGAAGGTCAATCTGGCGCAAAAGGTGGTCATTGCCCAATTGCATGTGAAAGATAACAACAGCCCGCCAATCAAGGTGTTCTGGAACAAAGGCAAAATCACTGTAGGCTTTCGCTCAGATTTGACTCAGGCAACGCCTCTCAACAGCACCGTGCTGGCCGATGTGCCGCTGGGCGTGCGCTTCGATGTGAGTATCGAGGTTAGCGAAGACGGCGCTTGCAAGGTCAGCGCGAACTGCAATGGCCGCAGTGGCACCACGGTCGGGCTGCAACTGGGGCCATCGTGGGCAACGCAGACGCTGAATTTCCACGGCGGGGTCTACAATCAAGTGGACTTCAGCGATGACACGCCGGCAGAGGATGCTTCGGTGTGTGTGATCAGCGCACTTGAGTTGAGCCATGAGTGA
- the umuC gene encoding translesion error-prone DNA polymerase V subunit UmuC produces MRSDQVFALIDCNSFYASCERVFRPDLAKTPIVVLSNNDGCVIARSYDAKPFVKMGEPYFQAKDKLRRHGIMAFSSNYALYGDMSERVMSLIESMVPAAEIYSIDECFADLSGIQENLSQFGRKLRSRIFQCTGIPVGVGIAGTKTLAKLANHMAKRLQAQTGGVVDITEPFKRDWVLRNTKVKEVWGVGRRMTAHLEAMGIHTAMDLAKADAWTLRQKFSVVVEKTARELAGTPCLELDEAEPPKQEICCSRMFGKRLTELAPIKQAVATYVGRAAEKLRAQGSVCKRMRVSIRTGMFNPDEAHHAQGALVELPYPTCDTLLMTRLATEAVGRIFRPGFRYSKAEVLLMDLRQSGEFSGDLFALKQSVACDRLMQVMDGINERWGRGTMRAASVPATPDWAMRREMMSQSYTTRIDQLWTVKC; encoded by the coding sequence ATGCGCAGTGACCAAGTTTTCGCACTCATCGATTGCAACTCGTTTTACGCGAGCTGCGAGCGGGTATTCCGGCCCGACCTGGCCAAGACCCCGATCGTTGTGTTGAGCAACAATGATGGGTGCGTGATCGCCAGGTCATACGACGCCAAGCCATTCGTGAAGATGGGCGAACCGTACTTTCAGGCCAAGGACAAGCTGCGTCGGCACGGCATCATGGCCTTTAGCAGTAATTACGCGCTTTACGGCGACATGAGCGAGCGCGTCATGTCCCTGATCGAGTCGATGGTGCCTGCCGCCGAGATCTACAGCATCGACGAGTGCTTCGCTGATCTGTCCGGTATTCAGGAAAACCTGAGCCAGTTCGGGCGAAAGCTCCGGTCCAGGATCTTCCAGTGCACCGGCATACCTGTGGGGGTTGGGATCGCCGGCACAAAGACCTTGGCCAAGCTCGCCAATCACATGGCCAAGCGCTTGCAAGCCCAGACTGGCGGGGTGGTCGATATTACCGAGCCGTTCAAGCGCGATTGGGTGCTACGCAATACCAAGGTGAAAGAGGTATGGGGAGTGGGTCGCCGTATGACTGCCCACCTTGAAGCGATGGGCATTCACACGGCGATGGATCTGGCCAAGGCTGACGCCTGGACGCTGCGACAGAAATTCAGTGTGGTGGTCGAGAAAACTGCCCGCGAGCTGGCCGGCACGCCTTGCCTGGAATTGGACGAGGCTGAGCCGCCGAAGCAGGAAATCTGCTGCAGTCGGATGTTCGGCAAGCGGCTGACTGAGCTGGCGCCCATCAAGCAGGCGGTGGCCACCTATGTCGGTCGGGCCGCAGAAAAGCTTCGGGCCCAGGGTTCGGTGTGCAAGCGCATGCGCGTCAGCATCCGCACCGGCATGTTCAACCCGGATGAGGCGCACCACGCACAGGGGGCTTTGGTTGAACTTCCATACCCTACCTGCGACACGCTGTTGATGACCCGATTAGCCACAGAAGCGGTTGGCCGCATCTTCAGGCCCGGTTTTCGCTACAGCAAGGCAGAGGTGCTGCTGATGGACCTGCGGCAATCAGGTGAGTTTTCAGGGGACTTGTTTGCGCTGAAGCAATCGGTGGCATGTGACCGGCTGATGCAGGTGATGGATGGCATCAACGAGCGCTGGGGGAGGGGGACGATGCGAGCCGCCAGTGTGCCGGCGACACCGGACTGGGCAATGAGGAGGGAGATGATGAGCCAATCCTATACGACGCGGATCGACCAGTTGTGGACGGTCAAATGTTGA